A single window of Rubripirellula lacrimiformis DNA harbors:
- the ilvE gene encoding branched-chain-amino-acid transaminase → MSQQIYINGEYFSRADAKVSVYDHGLLYGDGVFEGMRIYSGKVFRLEEHLIRLFESAAAIALPIGMTIQQLAKDTDECVAKNGLDDGYIRLVVTRGCGPLGLDPYKCSDPQIIIIADKISLYPAEMYENGLELITAATIRNHPAALSSRVKSLNYLNNIMAKMEGLRAGCVEALMLNIKGEVAECTGDNIFIVKNGKLSTPPIDAGILEGITRNAVLELAKQAGIETSEHPMTRHDIFIADECFLTGSAAEVIAAVKLDGRTIGDGKPGPITTKLNEAFRKLVRS, encoded by the coding sequence ATGAGCCAACAGATCTACATCAACGGTGAATACTTCTCGCGCGCCGATGCCAAGGTCAGCGTCTATGATCATGGGCTGCTGTACGGGGATGGCGTCTTCGAAGGCATGCGCATATACAGCGGCAAAGTATTTCGACTGGAAGAACACCTAATTCGACTGTTCGAATCCGCCGCCGCGATCGCGCTTCCCATCGGCATGACGATCCAACAGTTGGCCAAAGACACCGACGAATGTGTTGCCAAGAACGGCCTTGATGACGGCTATATTCGTTTGGTGGTTACCCGCGGCTGCGGACCTTTGGGGCTGGATCCGTACAAGTGCAGCGATCCGCAGATCATCATCATCGCGGACAAGATCTCGTTGTACCCCGCCGAGATGTACGAGAACGGCCTGGAACTGATCACAGCGGCAACAATCCGCAACCATCCGGCGGCCCTGAGTTCACGCGTCAAATCGCTGAACTACTTGAACAACATCATGGCCAAGATGGAAGGCTTGCGAGCCGGATGTGTCGAAGCACTGATGTTGAACATCAAGGGCGAAGTTGCCGAGTGCACCGGCGACAACATCTTCATCGTCAAGAACGGCAAACTTTCCACACCTCCGATCGACGCCGGCATCCTAGAAGGCATCACTCGCAACGCCGTGCTGGAACTTGCCAAACAAGCGGGCATCGAAACCTCGGAACATCCGATGACGCGGCACGACATTTTCATCGCCGACGAATGCTTTCTGACCGGCAGTGCCGCAGAAGTGATCGCCGCGGTCAAACTGGACGGCCGCACGATCGGCGACGGAAAACCGGGCCCGATCACGACGAAGTTGAACGAAGCGTTCCGAAAATTGGTACGCAGCTGA